The following coding sequences are from one Mycoplasma tullyi window:
- a CDS encoding ATP-binding protein → MISDEKKYIKELVLSDSSDEYKLQFLPGVNVIIGTKGGGKSTLLKILYALHANYSNYDSDINQIAKTFGFNVERLVYSNKDERRWSNKRTKASKDEQRNDIVVQDDKIKKELDTAATFKKEKVRFLEESCTNIAKGLSRYFNGYFKTFKELEQLFKNLNELNIEDLFKLKNDKNKRLLERIQKLLTNSLNRTRQENNQTFINAHKGLYDILATYLADVVEYQPGSDEIDLFSDEEFEEIIEKVLSLLQLHANYIIDKTLDNVKYDAVSSTIKAYEKHLNDSQETDRRIASFSSGLEDKFGAIAKELATNFAYFDYFTSSDFSKIHIKHKAISEIDPDIQFQIDLDYDLGESDEDEAPLYKIFSKLLYKPNTLNDWTKWINYFLNKESKHDLDDEKYILQILENHFEENLQDKITVLLDGKDYEKLSLGTRSSYGVSRVIKNCQSSILFLDQPEDNIDSYTIAKTLIPAIQENKDIAQVFIVTHNSNTGILTDPQTTTVCSFRTNDIENSYRQSNLNDKLEIIEDEVVNENASAHYLEGGIEALETRHSILVNKKGRK, encoded by the coding sequence ATGATTAGTGACGAGAAAAAATATATAAAAGAACTTGTTTTAAGTGACAGTTCTGATGAATACAAATTACAGTTTTTGCCTGGTGTTAATGTCATAATAGGAACTAAAGGTGGTGGAAAATCAACACTACTAAAGATCTTATACGCATTACATGCGAATTATTCCAATTATGACAGTGACATCAACCAAATAGCTAAAACTTTTGGTTTTAACGTCGAAAGACTTGTTTATTCAAACAAGGATGAAAGACGTTGAAGCAATAAAAGAACAAAAGCTTCAAAAGACGAACAAAGAAACGATATCGTTGTTCAAGATGACAAGATTAAAAAAGAATTAGATACAGCAGCTACTTTTAAAAAGGAAAAGGTTCGTTTTTTAGAAGAAAGCTGTACTAATATCGCAAAAGGTTTAAGTAGATATTTTAATGGTTATTTTAAAACCTTCAAAGAGCTAGAACAACTCTTTAAAAATTTAAACGAACTTAACATTGAAGATCTGTTTAAACTAAAAAACGATAAAAATAAGCGGTTATTAGAACGAATTCAAAAGCTATTAACTAATTCATTAAATCGTACACGACAAGAAAACAATCAGACTTTTATTAATGCTCATAAAGGCTTGTATGATATTTTGGCGACTTATTTAGCTGATGTTGTTGAATATCAACCTGGATCTGACGAAATCGATCTTTTTAGTGATGAAGAATTCGAAGAAATCATTGAAAAAGTGCTTAGTTTACTTCAATTGCATGCTAATTACATTATTGATAAAACTTTAGATAACGTGAAATATGATGCAGTTAGTAGCACAATTAAAGCTTATGAAAAACACCTAAATGATTCTCAAGAAACAGATCGAAGAATTGCATCATTTAGCTCAGGATTAGAAGATAAATTTGGTGCAATTGCAAAGGAGTTAGCTACAAACTTTGCTTATTTTGACTATTTTACATCTTCAGATTTTTCTAAAATTCATATCAAGCACAAAGCTATAAGCGAAATCGATCCCGATATTCAATTTCAAATTGATCTTGATTATGATTTAGGTGAATCTGATGAAGATGAAGCTCCTTTGTATAAGATATTTTCAAAACTTTTATATAAACCAAATACGTTAAATGATTGAACTAAATGGATAAATTATTTTCTAAACAAAGAGAGTAAACATGATCTAGATGATGAAAAATATATCTTACAGATTTTAGAAAATCACTTTGAAGAAAATCTTCAAGACAAGATTACTGTTTTATTAGATGGTAAAGATTATGAAAAGCTTTCATTAGGAACGAGATCAAGTTATGGTGTTAGTCGTGTAATTAAAAATTGTCAATCATCAATCTTATTCTTAGATCAACCTGAAGATAATATCGACAGTTATACGATTGCTAAAACACTAATACCAGCAATCCAAGAAAATAAAGATATCGCCCAAGTATTCATTGTTACACACAACTCAAACACTGGGATCTTAACCGATCCACAAACAACAACAGTTTGTTCATTTAGAACAAATGATATTGAAAATTCATACCGTCAATCTAATTTAAACGATAAATTAGAAATCATCGAAGATGAAGTAGTAAATGAAAACGCTTCAGCCCACTATCTAGAGGGTGGAATTGAAGCTTTAGAAACACGTCATTCAATTCTTGTTAATAAAAAAGGGAGAAAATAA
- a CDS encoding HAD-IIB family hydrolase → MSLRNTKFVYTDLDDTIITSKKDAKFLYKGQNYKDLFDVPNEVVEAFQKLIKQGIYTGIATGRDYRKVYPLLKKTQMFNLPTITDDGACVYINNKCVKASYIDKNVIDRLIVLAKKFKNISYSINTPFGVYVSKNKSWWTLQDEFFNEKYHNEMFKLRYVDLSKVSHFYNDQITAITISTKPIALRPLNQREIDYFIDLNNYGDVTVTKYKQDVVIRPNESKASGIFWVKNNFNNKITKDNTVCFGDNHNDVDLFKWSNLSVAVNNAKDVYKTFAKYQADNCENLGVAKFINQFLLK, encoded by the coding sequence ATGAGCTTAAGAAATACCAAATTCGTTTATACTGATTTAGACGATACGATCATTACATCTAAAAAGGATGCTAAATTTTTATATAAAGGTCAAAACTATAAAGATCTATTCGATGTTCCTAATGAAGTAGTTGAAGCTTTTCAAAAACTAATTAAACAAGGAATCTATACCGGGATTGCTACTGGAAGAGATTATCGTAAGGTATATCCATTATTAAAAAAAACCCAAATGTTTAATTTACCTACGATTACAGATGATGGAGCATGTGTTTATATTAATAATAAATGTGTTAAGGCTTCTTATATTGATAAAAACGTAATCGATCGATTAATTGTTTTAGCTAAGAAGTTCAAAAACATTTCATATAGTATTAACACTCCTTTTGGTGTGTATGTTTCTAAAAACAAATCTTGATGAACCTTACAAGATGAATTCTTTAATGAAAAATATCATAATGAGATGTTCAAATTAAGATATGTTGATCTAAGCAAGGTTAGTCATTTTTATAATGATCAGATTACAGCAATTACGATTAGTACCAAGCCAATTGCACTAAGACCACTTAACCAACGTGAGATTGACTACTTCATTGATCTAAATAATTATGGTGATGTTACTGTTACCAAATACAAACAAGATGTGGTGATTCGTCCAAATGAATCTAAAGCTAGTGGGATCTTCTGAGTAAAAAATAACTTCAATAACAAAATTACCAAAGATAACACCGTATGTTTTGGGGATAATCACAACGATGTTGATCTATTTAAATGATCAAATCTTAGTGTGGCCGTTAATAATGCAAAAGATGTTTATAAGACTTTTGCTAAATATCAAGCTGATAATTGTGAAAATTTAGGTGTAGCTAAATTCATTAACCAATTCTTATTAAAATAA
- a CDS encoding arsenic metallochaperone ArsD family protein, which translates to MRSKIKKLLYSGCVFLLFILLLLIFGQYNPVNTNNSAFVYDNKLKNQVLSETIVSDGKVYRKSVEQFNPVQQPNYVSNNNFNGLKLANGGYIFISKENDNTIYRTDLFYNVLWTYRFANENQIARHVVEVAYDPLDPTSFYVLTVPRNNDDNAIRAYANGNKDGYGILTKIKENLDRELDKRADIQSEIAIDPQALLNNIPSTWNSNPSFLSNTIGFTNGGRFIFSYSNYLANLANLIVYKQNIYIIGGNGNIDPTINDRFQSLGIFRIDRNLNQITGWPYAVLIGGWSETRNTNFEVNLPIFQDPQFTYVIRGAIAGGKIISDTDQLQIGGSWTVGDRNVLRPNNREILSVNSNSSDLQLLGTFRINLNVLDSLGAFASPSALSPTSDLKKLNPNYLFVSGPQDFNFNNNNDLFNNQRELRAESRLYRLDNTNFYHAVAGFSYGFEFGSFSMQFNDLTIIFDTNGTYTIIQPPTQLQRLFGFDNNQYKWDNFVNSLSSADFNSFSQPQGGNSIIVFWSKKQQNANNKVSTVYLIDDKDDNYNARIIPSINQSFLDRTQQISDDSSFGVYPISNVVSLNGIDDILVYLDSNNANFKALSLFKFSSDRVIERLIIDNNYQDPLATRTSYLGSGELLLNPNNDDLFTFKVQELIEPYQGDFKIRDQYIDKFINYTPGINNPKPDLVLLIKKDNLDLKNQSFSMESIIKNPLVNNYFETVPGLDFTYRYFGFGANPTWLFSLIVISSIVFFVPLVWLGIIFVLRFYGFTARDYIKIQKQKQTNKKILSAFKAALDDVEASDLISNNKNQSLVEKQFSELMNMVDLAKTRHTKQQQEIYIYESSLISKNDENDLSIRLLKTKLQLLQRYFIDQGIRCYRYNLKDHKEVFLNNPKLVNHLKKTDFKLPVIMDHNDILHYGSYPTNNELTNLFGVNPNVLKKIDALTWQIVHSKNNNTFYNSPKFSNVYMDQMNRRNVRPPRRP; encoded by the coding sequence GTGAGATCAAAGATTAAAAAACTACTTTATAGTGGTTGTGTATTTTTACTATTTATCTTGCTATTATTAATATTTGGCCAATACAATCCGGTAAATACTAATAATAGTGCTTTTGTCTACGATAATAAGCTTAAAAACCAAGTTTTATCTGAAACAATTGTTAGTGATGGTAAGGTATATCGAAAGAGCGTTGAACAGTTTAATCCTGTTCAGCAACCCAATTATGTTAGTAATAACAACTTCAATGGTTTGAAGTTAGCAAATGGTGGATATATCTTTATATCTAAAGAAAACGATAATACGATCTATCGGACTGATCTATTTTATAACGTGTTATGAACATATCGGTTTGCTAATGAAAACCAGATTGCAAGACACGTTGTTGAAGTGGCTTATGATCCACTTGATCCAACTAGTTTTTATGTTTTAACTGTTCCTAGAAATAACGATGATAATGCGATTAGAGCATATGCTAATGGGAATAAAGATGGTTATGGGATTCTTACTAAAATTAAAGAAAACCTTGACCGTGAACTAGATAAACGTGCTGATATTCAATCTGAGATTGCGATTGATCCCCAAGCATTATTAAATAATATTCCCTCAACTTGGAATAGTAATCCTTCATTTTTAAGTAACACGATTGGTTTTACCAATGGTGGTCGATTTATCTTTTCTTATAGTAACTATCTGGCGAATTTAGCTAACTTAATCGTTTATAAACAAAACATTTATATTATTGGTGGAAATGGGAATATTGATCCAACGATTAATGATCGTTTCCAATCTTTAGGGATCTTTAGAATTGATCGAAATCTTAACCAAATTACTGGTTGACCTTATGCGGTGTTAATTGGTGGATGAAGTGAAACGAGAAACACTAATTTTGAAGTAAATTTACCGATCTTTCAAGATCCACAATTCACTTATGTAATCAGAGGCGCAATTGCTGGGGGCAAGATTATTTCAGATACTGATCAACTTCAGATTGGGGGAAGTTGAACAGTTGGTGATCGTAATGTTTTAAGACCAAACAATCGCGAGATATTAAGTGTAAATAGTAATAGTTCAGATTTGCAATTACTTGGGACATTTAGAATTAATCTAAATGTGTTGGATTCATTAGGTGCATTTGCTTCACCTTCTGCTTTATCACCAACAAGTGATCTTAAAAAATTAAATCCGAATTATTTATTTGTTTCAGGTCCGCAGGATTTTAACTTTAATAATAATAACGATTTGTTTAATAATCAAAGAGAACTAAGAGCAGAATCGCGATTATATCGACTTGATAATACGAATTTTTATCATGCTGTAGCTGGATTTTCTTATGGTTTTGAATTTGGGTCATTTAGTATGCAATTCAATGATCTAACGATCATTTTTGATACGAACGGAACATATACAATAATCCAACCACCAACTCAATTACAAAGACTATTTGGTTTTGATAATAACCAATACAAATGAGATAATTTCGTTAACTCATTAAGTTCTGCTGACTTTAATTCGTTTTCTCAACCGCAAGGCGGTAATAGCATCATTGTTTTTTGATCTAAAAAACAACAGAATGCTAATAATAAGGTTTCAACAGTTTATCTAATTGATGATAAGGATGATAACTATAACGCTAGAATCATCCCTTCAATCAACCAGAGTTTTTTGGATCGAACTCAACAGATCTCAGATGATTCTAGTTTTGGGGTTTATCCGATCAGTAATGTCGTTTCATTAAATGGAATTGATGATATCTTAGTTTATTTAGATTCAAATAATGCTAATTTCAAGGCATTATCATTATTTAAATTTTCAAGTGATCGAGTTATTGAACGATTAATTATTGATAATAATTACCAAGATCCATTAGCAACTAGAACATCATATTTGGGTAGTGGAGAACTACTTTTAAATCCAAATAATGATGATCTATTTACTTTTAAGGTTCAAGAATTAATCGAACCTTATCAAGGTGATTTCAAGATCAGAGATCAATACATTGATAAGTTCATTAATTACACCCCGGGGATTAATAATCCCAAACCTGATCTGGTTTTATTAATCAAGAAGGATAATCTTGATCTAAAAAACCAATCGTTTTCAATGGAATCGATTATTAAAAACCCATTGGTTAATAATTATTTTGAAACTGTTCCTGGATTAGATTTCACTTATCGTTATTTTGGATTTGGTGCTAATCCGACTTGACTATTTAGTTTGATTGTCATTTCATCAATCGTTTTCTTTGTTCCGTTAGTTTGATTGGGAATCATCTTTGTTTTAAGATTTTATGGATTTACAGCAAGAGATTACATCAAGATCCAAAAACAAAAACAAACTAATAAGAAGATCTTATCAGCATTTAAAGCTGCTTTAGATGATGTTGAAGCAAGTGATCTTATTAGTAATAATAAGAACCAATCACTTGTTGAAAAACAATTTAGTGAACTAATGAATATGGTTGATCTTGCTAAAACTAGACATACCAAACAGCAACAAGAGATTTATATCTATGAATCTTCATTGATCTCAAAAAATGATGAGAATGATTTAAGTATTAGATTACTAAAAACAAAATTACAGTTATTACAACGATATTTTATTGATCAAGGGATCAGATGTTATCGCTATAACTTAAAAGATCATAAAGAAGTATTCTTAAATAACCCTAAACTGGTTAACCACTTAAAGAAAACCGATTTCAAATTACCTGTTATTATGGACCATAATGACATCTTGCATTATGGTAGTTATCCAACTAATAACGAGTTAACAAATCTATTTGGTGTTAATCCAAATGTGTTAAAGAAGATTGATGCACTAACTTGACAAATTGTTCATTCTAAGAATAATAATACGTTTTATAATTCACCTAAGTTTAGTAATGTTTATATGGATCAGATGAATAGAAGAAACGTTCGACCACCACGTAGACCATAA
- a CDS encoding MPN527 family putative ECF transporter permease subunit gives MQLQKNIRKKRNNYSFNFKLSFNAGMLALAIIFAYLSSLVKIPFFSSLSLTIDISIVFLIPVIYISSIYSAVALSITLSLIHFIWNASNWIGIIFLTIINIFTILIFAFLNWLLNKTKLKDKKVKWLVIWILIIPILMVLFSAINGILITPLYWWWFRAVRTINFIEVAKFYNSSPNLRFFLLFINDYWTGIFALFSLFNLIKFSLVAFFAIPMLTFFQNNLFTKKMFN, from the coding sequence GTGCAATTACAAAAGAACATAAGAAAAAAAAGGAACAATTACAGTTTCAATTTCAAGTTATCTTTTAATGCTGGAATGCTAGCATTAGCGATTATCTTTGCTTATTTGTCTTCTTTAGTAAAGATTCCTTTTTTTAGTTCTTTATCTTTAACGATTGATATCTCAATTGTTTTTTTAATACCAGTTATTTATATTAGTTCAATATATTCAGCTGTAGCTTTATCAATCACATTATCATTAATCCATTTTATTTGGAATGCGTCCAACTGAATTGGGATTATATTTTTAACAATCATTAATATATTTACAATCCTAATTTTTGCTTTTTTAAATTGGTTGTTAAATAAGACAAAATTAAAGGATAAGAAGGTTAAATGGTTAGTTATCTGAATTTTAATTATTCCGATCTTGATGGTGCTTTTTTCAGCGATCAATGGCATTTTAATCACACCATTGTATTGATGATGATTTAGAGCTGTTAGAACAATTAATTTTATTGAAGTAGCTAAATTTTATAATTCATCACCTAATTTAAGATTCTTCTTATTGTTTATTAATGATTACTGAACTGGTATTTTTGCTTTATTTTCATTATTTAACTTAATTAAGTTCTCATTAGTAGCATTCTTTGCAATTCCAATGTTAACGTTCTTTCAAAACAATCTATTTACCAAAAAGATGTTTAATTAA
- a CDS encoding inorganic diphosphatase — MSNLLELKVTIEIPKGSNIKYEYDRKTGQISVDRILYGSEVYPHNYGFIKEALDWDGDELDCLVVANQAFQPGVIVPVRILGMMGMVDSGETDNKLIGVIACDKRFENIRSLKDLGAHSLKEIKGFFETYKLLQNKKVVVKGFKELDSAIHEYKNCVSLMNQYGSLPKDEFIAKMKKMYPEKYME, encoded by the coding sequence ATGTCAAATTTATTAGAACTTAAAGTAACAATAGAAATCCCAAAGGGATCAAATATTAAGTATGAATACGATCGCAAGACTGGTCAAATCTCTGTAGATCGTATCTTATATGGATCTGAAGTTTACCCACACAACTATGGTTTCATTAAAGAAGCTTTAGACTGAGATGGGGATGAATTAGACTGTTTAGTGGTTGCCAATCAAGCTTTTCAACCAGGTGTAATAGTTCCTGTTAGAATCTTAGGAATGATGGGAATGGTTGATTCAGGTGAAACTGATAACAAGTTAATTGGTGTTATTGCTTGTGATAAGCGTTTTGAAAATATTAGATCACTTAAGGATCTAGGTGCTCATTCTTTAAAAGAAATTAAAGGATTCTTTGAAACTTATAAGTTATTACAAAACAAAAAAGTTGTTGTTAAAGGTTTCAAAGAATTAGATTCAGCAATCCATGAATACAAAAACTGTGTAAGTCTAATGAATCAATACGGATCATTACCTAAGGATGAATTCATTGCTAAGATGAAGAAAATGTATCCTGAAAAATACATGGAATAA
- a CDS encoding YgjP family zinc-dependent metalloprotease: MARSISNINKILMVGNFQVNVTKKKGVKNIYLKVKPPFGDIFVSCPLNCSDESIIDFVLSKLNFIFKAKQSILRNSEQFYPNFETGEKIYLWGEIFNLLIVHTKKRPSVQVKEGNIILNVDQNCDQKTKEKIFDNWSKKSLMHEMKKIITDLERIMGVSANEYRIKNMKTKWGTCNVDKKRIWISLRLVKKPLICLLYVLIHEMTHLIEQNHTKRFYEIVGHYLPNWKEINKLLKK, from the coding sequence ATGGCAAGATCTATTAGTAATATCAACAAAATTTTGATGGTTGGTAATTTTCAAGTTAATGTAACTAAGAAAAAAGGTGTTAAGAATATCTACTTAAAAGTCAAACCACCATTTGGAGATATTTTTGTTTCTTGCCCTTTAAATTGTTCTGATGAATCGATTATTGATTTTGTGTTATCAAAGCTTAATTTCATATTTAAAGCAAAACAAAGTATCTTAAGAAATTCAGAACAATTTTACCCAAATTTTGAGACCGGAGAAAAAATATATCTTTGAGGTGAGATTTTTAATCTATTAATTGTTCATACAAAAAAGCGACCTTCAGTTCAAGTAAAAGAAGGTAACATCATATTAAATGTCGATCAAAACTGCGATCAAAAAACAAAAGAAAAAATATTTGATAATTGGTCGAAAAAATCACTCATGCATGAGATGAAAAAAATCATCACAGACTTAGAAAGAATTATGGGTGTCAGCGCTAACGAGTATCGTATTAAAAATATGAAGACAAAATGAGGGACTTGTAATGTAGATAAAAAGCGAATTTGGATTAGCTTACGACTTGTTAAAAAACCACTCATTTGTTTACTATATGTTCTTATTCATGAGATGACTCATTTAATAGAGCAAAACCATACAAAAAGGTTTTATGAAATAGTTGGACATTATTTACCAAATTGAAAAGAGATAAACAAATTACTTAAAAAATAG
- the sufC gene encoding Fe-S cluster assembly ATPase SufC, with product MSELIINNLTVNIDKKKILTNVSATIKAGDIVAIMGPNGHGKSTLLKTIMGHHDSRIVRGKITFKDQVLNKMEVDERARLGLYLASQAPEEIPGVSLIEFIRSAINARREKPIDLPEFYKLIQSNTKKLKMNFELLNRSVNEGFSGGEKKKNEILLLKTINPDFAMLDEIDSGLDVDALKIITKELQEWIKDKSKSLIIVSHYERMFKLIKPTKVFVVVNGTIVTEGDASLAKRIDKEGYDWIRKEFNIDFKENKSHDFELIDQFAAK from the coding sequence ATGTCAGAACTAATAATTAACAATTTAACAGTTAATATCGATAAAAAGAAAATATTGACCAATGTTTCAGCAACGATTAAAGCTGGAGATATCGTTGCAATAATGGGTCCAAACGGACATGGTAAATCAACACTTTTAAAAACTATAATGGGTCATCATGATTCAAGAATAGTTAGAGGAAAAATCACATTCAAGGATCAAGTACTTAACAAAATGGAAGTAGACGAAAGAGCTAGATTAGGTTTATATTTAGCAAGTCAAGCTCCCGAAGAAATTCCTGGTGTTTCATTAATAGAATTTATTCGCTCAGCAATTAATGCTAGAAGAGAAAAACCTATAGATTTACCGGAGTTTTATAAATTAATTCAAAGTAATACCAAAAAATTAAAAATGAATTTTGAATTACTAAATCGTTCAGTTAATGAAGGTTTTAGTGGTGGTGAAAAAAAGAAAAACGAAATTCTTCTTTTAAAAACAATTAATCCAGATTTTGCAATGCTTGATGAAATCGATTCAGGATTAGATGTTGATGCTTTAAAAATCATTACAAAAGAATTACAAGAATGAATTAAGGATAAGAGCAAATCTTTAATAATTGTTTCTCACTACGAAAGAATGTTTAAATTAATTAAACCTACCAAAGTTTTTGTTGTCGTAAATGGAACAATTGTTACTGAAGGTGATGCTAGCTTAGCAAAACGAATAGACAAAGAAGGTTATGATTGAATTAGAAAAGAATTCAATATTGACTTTAAAGAAAATAAAAGCCATGATTTTGAATTGATCGATCAATTCGCTGCTAAGTAA
- a CDS encoding SufD family Fe-S cluster assembly protein, with the protein MDKKYFVLIDSKTSELDYSIPKNTDSFIHLLDIHDNDSNLNINVNLSENSSAKVIISTFGINQNKKKYNIKLNHLSNNAKSVYQNYVVAADQSNVSSTITSVIKNKTHQNDTIQEIRGVLLSDDAVVKGEPQLIIDDNNVKAKHAMAVGRLNQNHLFYLMAKGVKKAEAIKLILMGYFIKTISIIDSEQERTKMIKQIEDLFLKVNYESSIS; encoded by the coding sequence ATGGATAAAAAATACTTCGTTTTAATCGATTCTAAAACATCTGAATTAGACTATTCGATACCTAAAAACACAGATAGTTTTATTCATCTATTAGATATTCATGATAATGATTCAAATTTAAATATAAATGTGAATTTATCTGAAAATTCTTCGGCAAAAGTAATTATTTCAACATTTGGTATTAATCAAAATAAGAAGAAATACAATATCAAATTAAATCATTTATCTAACAATGCTAAAAGTGTTTATCAAAACTACGTTGTAGCAGCTGATCAATCTAATGTTTCTTCAACAATCACTAGCGTTATTAAAAATAAAACTCATCAAAACGATACAATCCAAGAAATTAGAGGTGTTTTATTAAGTGACGACGCTGTAGTTAAGGGTGAACCTCAACTAATCATTGACGATAATAATGTTAAAGCGAAACACGCAATGGCTGTAGGAAGATTAAATCAAAACCATTTATTTTATTTAATGGCTAAAGGTGTGAAAAAAGCTGAAGCGATTAAGTTGATTTTAATGGGCTATTTCATTAAAACAATTAGCATTATTGATAGTGAACAAGAACGAACTAAAATGATTAAACAAATTGAAGATCTATTTCTAAAAGTTAATTATGAAAGTTCAATCAGTTAG
- a CDS encoding aminotransferase class V-fold PLP-dependent enzyme encodes MKVQSVRKQFSWFKNNKDWLYFDNAATSLKPDSVVNAICEYYQKWSLNPHNNNTSLSNKLNDVISETRQKTAQYLAVNADEIIFNSSATEILNLFAFGLSEYLKKGDEIIVNELEHASNLVNWLELSRRNNLQLTLVKSLSEIKDKVNEKTKLVAFSGLSNIYGYKIDYLNYAREIKTINKNCLVFIDATQLAAQEKIVIGQDIDGLCFSAHKIFGPTGLGIGYIKKDLQKILNPIKYGGDMYYDFDVNQKSISLKTNPLKYEGGTNNVAAIYAWSKTLDFINEIYNDEFQAYKQDLTTYFKEKIKQQNKLILINEHADFPIFLLQIPNIHSQDLAWYLSTKKIVTRAGASCVHLLKKYQKDGYVRVSLSIYNTKEEIDYFFKVIEEFDLKDILNELL; translated from the coding sequence ATGAAAGTTCAATCAGTTAGAAAACAGTTCAGTTGATTTAAAAATAATAAGGATTGATTATATTTTGATAACGCAGCTACGAGCTTAAAACCAGATTCAGTTGTTAATGCTATTTGCGAGTATTATCAAAAATGATCATTAAATCCTCATAATAACAACACTAGTTTATCTAACAAACTAAACGATGTCATTTCTGAAACTAGGCAAAAAACAGCGCAATATTTAGCAGTTAATGCCGATGAAATAATTTTTAATAGCTCAGCAACCGAAATATTAAACTTGTTCGCTTTTGGATTGAGTGAATATTTAAAAAAAGGTGATGAAATTATCGTTAACGAGTTAGAACATGCGAGTAATCTCGTTAATTGATTAGAACTATCTAGAAGAAATAATCTTCAATTAACGCTTGTTAAATCTTTAAGTGAAATTAAAGATAAGGTTAATGAAAAAACTAAATTGGTAGCTTTTTCAGGTCTTTCAAATATATATGGCTATAAAATCGACTATTTGAATTATGCTAGAGAAATCAAAACTATAAATAAAAACTGTTTAGTTTTTATAGATGCGACACAACTTGCAGCTCAGGAAAAAATAGTTATCGGTCAAGATATTGATGGTTTATGTTTTTCTGCTCATAAAATATTTGGACCAACTGGACTAGGGATTGGCTACATTAAAAAAGATCTTCAGAAGATTCTTAACCCTATTAAGTATGGTGGTGATATGTATTATGATTTTGACGTTAACCAAAAATCGATTTCACTTAAAACCAATCCACTAAAATACGAGGGTGGAACTAATAATGTTGCTGCTATCTATGCATGATCTAAAACTTTAGATTTCATTAATGAAATCTATAACGATGAATTTCAGGCTTATAAGCAAGACTTAACTACTTATTTTAAAGAGAAAATAAAACAACAAAATAAGTTGATTTTGATAAACGAACATGCTGATTTTCCAATCTTCTTATTACAGATACCTAATATTCATTCTCAAGATTTAGCTTGATATTTATCCACCAAAAAAATCGTCACCAGAGCTGGAGCTTCATGTGTGCACTTATTAAAAAAGTATCAAAAAGATGGCTATGTTCGCGTTTCTTTATCAATCTATAATACAAAAGAAGAGATCGATTACTTTTTCAAAGTAATCGAAGAGTTTGATCTAAAGGATATCTTAAATGAATTACTCTAA
- a CDS encoding iron-sulfur cluster assembly scaffold protein gives MNYSNPLIRRQMIIDYYQNPKNFVKELINDSNYKVINTKSDSCADQFDIYILIKDDLLVDLKFSGSGCIISQTTFDFLSRYLINKKIDEVKELLSAYLEFIVKDVKSPLLAEEFDIFSSVHMQSNRVICATINAKALNEYLTKE, from the coding sequence ATGAATTACTCTAATCCACTAATCAGAAGACAAATGATCATTGATTATTATCAAAATCCAAAGAATTTTGTTAAAGAACTGATCAATGATTCTAATTACAAAGTAATTAATACTAAGTCAGACAGTTGTGCTGATCAATTTGATATTTATATTTTAATCAAAGATGATCTTTTAGTGGATTTGAAATTTAGTGGGAGTGGTTGTATTATTTCTCAAACTACTTTTGATTTCTTATCTAGATATCTAATTAATAAAAAAATAGATGAAGTAAAAGAGCTTTTATCAGCTTATCTAGAGTTTATTGTTAAAGATGTAAAAAGTCCACTTTTAGCCGAAGAATTTGATATTTTTTCTTCAGTTCACATGCAATCTAATCGAGTAATTTGTGCAACAATAAATGCCAAAGCACTAAACGAATATTTAACAAAGGAGTAA